GCCGAGATAACGGGCAATCGCTGTCTTCAGGTCGCCGATGCTGACCCGGGTTTTCCAGCCCCTGGTGGCAAATTGCGAACGTTGGTGCCGACGCACGAATATGCCCGACTGGATGCGCTCGACCGGGCGTGGGTTGCGGCTGAGGCTGCCAAGCACAAAGGCCAATAGGTTGATCAGCAGGGACAGTACGGTCGCCGTCAGCAGCGGATCGGCCCCGGCCCGGCTGAAGGCATCAACACCCGGAAACAGGAAGGACAGGATATCCGGGGCCAGATCCTTATGGGCATCAAGCCCGAAGCTCGGCAAAAGCAGCGTATAGATCCAGGTGAGAAAGCCAAGCGACAGGCCAAGGATTGCGCCCCGCGCATTGGCCCTGCGCCAGATAAGCCCGCCCAGTAGGCAAGGGGCAATCTGGGCAATGGCGGCAAAGGCCAGCAGACCGATGGAGGCAAGGCCCCTGTCATCGCTGGCCAGCCGGAAATAGGCATAGCCGAGCAGCAACACCCCGAAAATCGCCAGGCGGCGAATGAGAAGCACGGTCTTGGCCAGACTTTGTGAGGCCTCAGGCCCATGCCGGAACCCGCGTCGCAGCAGAACCGGCAGGACGATGTCGTTGGAAATCATGATGGCCAGCGCCACCGTTTCGACGATCACCATGGCAGTGGCGGCGGAAAAACCGCCGATGAAGGTGACCAGCGTGACAAATGGCAGATCATGGGTCAGCGGCAGGGAAAGCACATAGAGATCGGCATTGCCGGTGCCTTTGAAAGCCAGAAGCCCGCCAATGGCAGCTGGCAGCACGAAGAGATTGATGGCGATCAGATAAAGCGGCAGCAGCAGTCCGGCCCGGCGCAGTTCCCGATCCGTGCGGTTTTCGACCACGCTGACATGGAACTGGCGCGGCAGCATCAATATGGCGAAGGCCGAAAGCGCAATCAACAGCAGCCAGCGGCTAAGGGGTGTCTCATAGGCCAGCGCCTCCATCACCCTCGGGCTTTCGGTGGCCGCGCGCCAGAGATCCGCCGGTCCATCGAACAAGAAGAACACCACCGTGATGCCCAGCGTGCAAAAGGCCAGCAGCTTGACCACCGATTCCATCGAGATCGCCAGGATCAACCCATCCTGATGCTCAGTGGCGTCCGTATGGCGCGTGCCGAAAATCGCGGAAAAACAGGCAAGCGTCAGGGCAACGATCAGCGCCAGATCGACGAAATAGAGATTGCCGGTGCCGATGCCATAGCTGGCCGGATCGACCATGACGCTGACCGAATTGGAGACGGCCTTCAGTTGAAGAGCGATATAGGGAATGGAGCCTGCCAGCGAAATCACCGTTACCAGCATGCCGACAATTGGGTTCTTGCCATAGCGGGCAGCAACGAAATCAGCGCCGGAGGTCAGCTTTTCGACCTTGGCGATCTCGATCATCCGGCGGATCAGCGGCAGGCCCAATGTCAGCATCAGGATCGGGCCGATATAGATGCCCATGAATTCGAGGCCGCGGTCCGCAGCCAGGCCGACGCCGCCGAAATAGGTCCATGAGGTGCAATAGACCGCCAGCGACAGCCCATAGACAAGCGGACGCCCACCGGCGGGCACGCCATTGCGGCGGCTTCGCCTGTCGCCATAGCTTGCCACCGCAAACAGCAGCAGCAGATAGGCAATCGATGCCGTGATGATCAGCCATGCCGGAAGCATCGCTTGCCCCTCCCATTCACGTGCCTCTTATAAAGCACTGTTACTTTAAGCCATGCCGTCGCCTTTTAAAATCGGGGGGCTTGTTGGCAATAAGTCGAAACCGAAACGGAATTTGCGCGTTAAAAAGACTGTTGGATTTTGGCATTCCTGCTGAAACCGGCAATTTGGGCTTCTAAGGCACGTCTTTATGAGGCATCTATGAAATCATCCAGTTGAATGGAGGCAGGCAAATCATGAAGGGGACAGGTGTGTTCAAAGAATTCAAGTCGTTCATTGCCAGGGGCAATGTCATGGATCTGGCCGTCGGTGTCATCATTGGTGGCGCCTTCGGTTTGATCGTTACCTCGTTGGTCAATGATATCGTCATGCCGGTGGTTGGCGTGGTGTTCGGCGGGTTCGATTTTTCCAATTATTTCCTGCCGCTCAGCGACAAGGTCACGGCCCAGACCCTGGCCGAAGCGCGCAAACAGGGCGCAGTATTCGCCTATGGCAACTTCCTGACCGTCGCCATCAATTTCGTCATTCTGGCCTGGATCATTTTCCTGATGGTCAAGGGAGTCAACGTCCTGCGCAAACAGCTGGAACATGATGAAAAACAGGGCAAACCCACACCGCCACCACCGGCAGACGTCGTGCTGCTGACAGAGATCCGCGATTTGCTGAAGGCACAGCAGAGCAACGAACCCGAAGCGTCTTCAGGACATATTGAGCCAGGCAAGCCTTGATGGTTCGCTGTCTGCTGTGCTGACAGAAAATGAGGCTGACCGAAAAGCAGTGAAACTGATAGATCCTGTTGCATTTGCAATGAGGTAGAGATGGCCTCGGCCCTTGGTGCAAGGGTTTCCACGGGCCGAGGCCATCACCAGAATCGATTGGTCAGCCACTCTTTCTCATGGGATTTTCTCTGGAGCTTCGGTTATGAACGACATAACTAAAGGAGCTTGTCCATGTCTTTGCCTGCCGGTCCATCCCTGATTTCCAGCCTTAGCCACCGTGCCACGTCCGCGCCCGAAAGCGGTATTGTCGAGATTATCAACTATGCGCGTGGGCGCGATAATCTCCTACCGCTCTGGGCCGGGGAAGGCGACCTGCCGAGCCCGGATTTCATCAATCGGGCCGCAAGCGACGCGCTTCTGGGTGGCGAGACATTCTATACCTGGCAACGTGGCATTCCCGAACTGCGTCAGGCGCTTTCTGATTACTACCGGCGGCATTTCGCCGTCAGCCTGCCAAGCGAGCATTTCTATGTAACCGGCTCCGGCATGCAGGCCATCCAGCTTGCCGTGCAGGCGATGACCGGGCCGGGCGACGAGATGATCTACCTTTCCCCCTGCTGGCCCAATATCGTCGCCGCCATCGAAATCAGTGGCGCAAAGGCTGTCGGTGTGGAAATCGGCTATAATCATGGTGCCTGGCAGCTGGATCTCGGGCAGATCGAAAAGGCGATTACGCCCAAAACCAAGGCGCTGTTCATCAACACGCCGTCCAACCCGACCGGCTGGACGGCCAGCCTCGATGATCTGCGCGCCATTCTGGCGCTGGCCCGCAAGCATGGTCTTTGGATTCTGGCGGATGAAATTTACTCGCTTTACTATTTTGCTGGTCCCTCCCGTGCTCCGTCCTTTCTGGATGTGATGGAAGAGGGCGACCGGGTGATGTTTGGCAATTCCTTTTCCAAGAATTGGTCGATGACCGGTTGGCGGGTCGGCTGGCTGGTGGCGCCACCGGAAATCGGTCAGGTGCTGGAAAACCTCATTCAATATTCCACCTCTGGCGTGGCGCAGTTCATGCAGCGCGGTGCGGTGGCGGCCTTGGACCACGGCGATCAATTCGTCGCCGAAAACATCCAGCGGGCGAGTACCTCGCGCGATATCCTGCTGGATGCGCTGATTGCCACCAACCGGGTCCGTTCCGTTAAGCCGGATGGCGCGCTTTATGCTTTCATGGAAATCGATGGCGTGACTGACAGCCGGGCGGCGGCCATGGATATCGTTGATAAAACCGGCGTGGCGCTGGCGCCCGGGTCGGCGTTCGGGGCAGGTGGCAGCTCGTTCCTGCGCGCCTGTTTCCTGCGCGATCCACGCCAGATCGAGGATGCGGCTGCACGGTTGAGCGATTACATTGCCCGGCTTTGAGGGCTTCTCATTCAATACTATAGGGGCTGCGTTGCACCAGATGCGATTGCACGCATCTCTCTCGAATGGGAAAGAGCAGTTGATTGACAAACCTCGATTTCGGCATTTCGTCACCCTCGGGCTTGTCCCGAGGGTCTGCTGCCGCTGAATAAGCCATTGATGGTGTTGGATTAAATGAACGTGCTTAGATGCTCGGCACAAGGCCGAGCATGACGTCGCGGATGAATACGGGGTTTGTCAGCAGTCTGGAGGCTGCCTTAGAGTTTGTCAGGGAAAAGTGGAAACCGGTTTTCCCGAAAAGACAAACGAAAACAAGAGAAGCTAGAGTCTGTCTGGTTCAACCTGAACCTGACAGACTCTAGCCACCGCGCAATGCCGCTCAAAGACTTGCCGGAGGTTTTTAGCCGGAACGTCGACCCCCAATTAGTAGACATCCTCCAGTTTGACGACAGCTTGCCTCGCTAGGGTTGTCCGGCAGGGAGAGGTTGCCGGGTTGTGCATGATCGGTTGCCCTCCAGTTTGCGCATCTTGCCCGCCTGCGCGGGCATTTTGCGTCTGAGAAAAGGTATCCGGCGGCAATTGGATTGAAACCGGACAGGCTGTGAAGTGGGCAGGTAGGCAATGGTCGGCATGGAGATTGGGCGATGAAGGCGGTTATCCTGGCTGGCGGTCTCGGCACGCGGATTTCCGAAGAGACCCATTTACGGCCAAAGCCGATGATCGAGATCGGCGGGCGGCCGATCCTCTGGCACATCATGAAGCTCTATTACGCTCATGGCATCCGTGAATTCATCATCTGCTGCGGGTTCAAGGGCTATATCATCAAGGAATATTTCGCCAATTACGGTCTGCATATGTCGGATATCACCTTTGATCTCTCCGATAACCGGCTGGAATTTCACCGCAAGAGCGCCGAAAACTGGCGCGTGACCCTGATCGATACCGGTGAAAGCTCGATGACCGGGGGACGGCTGAAGCGGGTTGCTTCCTATCTGAAAGACGAGGAAGCGTTCTGCTTTACCTATGGCGACGGCCTCTCCGATCTGGATATTTCCGCCACGCTGCGGTTTCACAAGGAACATGGCAAGCTGGCCACGGTCACCGCCGTGCAGCCGCCCGCCCGCTACGGCGCCCTGAAAATGGACGGACCGATGGTGCGTGGCTTCGTGGAAAAGCCGGTGGGCGAGGCGGGCTATATCAATGGTGGTTTCTTCGTGCTGTCGCCCAAATGCATCGACCGGATCGCCGGTGACGACATGCCTTGGGAAGCCGAACCACTGACCAGCCTTGCCGAAGACGGCGAGCTTTGCGCCTATCTGCATAACGGTTTCTGGCAGCCGATGGATACGCTGCGTGACAAGAACCATCTGGAAGATCTGTGGGCCGGTGGTAGCCCGCCATGGAAGAGCTGGTGATGATGATCGACCGACAGTTCTGGGCCGGAAAACGGGTGCTGCTGACCGGCCATACCGGCTTCAAGGGCAGCTGGCTGGCGCTTTGGCTGACGCAAATGGGCGCCCAGGTCAGCGGTCTGGCGCTTGCGCCACAGACTACACCCAACCTGTGCGGCCTGTTGACCGGTCATGATAATCACGCCGAGGGCGGCATTTGCGATCTGCGTGACCGTATTGCGGTGGCGGCCCTCGTTGCCCGGATAAAGCCGCAGATCGTCTTCCATCTGGCCGCCCAGCCGCTGGTGCGGCTTGGCTACCGCGATCCCGTGGCGACCTTTGAGACCAATGTGCAAGGCACGGTGCATGTGCTGGAAGCGCTTCGGATTTCCCCGGATGTGAAGTCCATCGTCGTCATCACCACCGACAAGGTCTATGAGAATGCCGAGACCGGCAAGGCCTTTGTCGAGACCGATCCGCTCGGCGGTCATGATCCCTATAGCGCCAGCAAGGCGGCGGCAGAGATCGTCGTCTCCAGCTACCGGTCGTCGTTTTTTGCCGCACGCGGCGTCGGTCTTGCCACGGCGCGGGCCGGCAATGTCATCGGCGGTGGCGATTGGGCTGAGGACCGGTTGATCCCGGATGCGGTGCGCGCCTGGAGCCTCGGTGCGCCGCTCGACGTGCGCCGCCCGAACGCGGTCCGCCCCTGGCAGCATGTGCTGGAGCCCTTGGCAGGTTACATCGCCATGGCGCACCATCTGTGGCATGATCCGGCTTCGCTGACAGCGTTAAATTTTGGTCCTGACCACGCCAGTGCGGCCTGCGTTGCGGATGTTCTGGCTCTGGCCGTCAGGCATTTCGGCAGCGGTGAGGTGGTGCTGGGCGATGGCCGCGATGGTCCCCATGAAGCTGGCTATCTGATGCTCGACAGCTCCAAAGCTTGCATGACACTCGGCTACAGGCCGCTCTGGTCGCTGGAGGAAACGGTGGCGCGGACCATGAACTGGTATCGACGGCTCGCCGCTGGCGCATCGGCAAGAGACCTGTGCCTTGCCGATATCGCCGATTATGC
The Allorhizobium ampelinum S4 genome window above contains:
- the mscL gene encoding large conductance mechanosensitive channel protein MscL, with protein sequence MFKEFKSFIARGNVMDLAVGVIIGGAFGLIVTSLVNDIVMPVVGVVFGGFDFSNYFLPLSDKVTAQTLAEARKQGAVFAYGNFLTVAINFVILAWIIFLMVKGVNVLRKQLEHDEKQGKPTPPPPADVVLLTEIRDLLKAQQSNEPEASSGHIEPGKP
- a CDS encoding pyridoxal phosphate-dependent aminotransferase yields the protein MSLPAGPSLISSLSHRATSAPESGIVEIINYARGRDNLLPLWAGEGDLPSPDFINRAASDALLGGETFYTWQRGIPELRQALSDYYRRHFAVSLPSEHFYVTGSGMQAIQLAVQAMTGPGDEMIYLSPCWPNIVAAIEISGAKAVGVEIGYNHGAWQLDLGQIEKAITPKTKALFINTPSNPTGWTASLDDLRAILALARKHGLWILADEIYSLYYFAGPSRAPSFLDVMEEGDRVMFGNSFSKNWSMTGWRVGWLVAPPEIGQVLENLIQYSTSGVAQFMQRGAVAALDHGDQFVAENIQRASTSRDILLDALIATNRVRSVKPDGALYAFMEIDGVTDSRAAAMDIVDKTGVALAPGSAFGAGGSSFLRACFLRDPRQIEDAAARLSDYIARL
- the rfbF gene encoding glucose-1-phosphate cytidylyltransferase, with the protein product MKAVILAGGLGTRISEETHLRPKPMIEIGGRPILWHIMKLYYAHGIREFIICCGFKGYIIKEYFANYGLHMSDITFDLSDNRLEFHRKSAENWRVTLIDTGESSMTGGRLKRVASYLKDEEAFCFTYGDGLSDLDISATLRFHKEHGKLATVTAVQPPARYGALKMDGPMVRGFVEKPVGEAGYINGGFFVLSPKCIDRIAGDDMPWEAEPLTSLAEDGELCAYLHNGFWQPMDTLRDKNHLEDLWAGGSPPWKSW
- the rfbG gene encoding CDP-glucose 4,6-dehydratase; translation: MMIDRQFWAGKRVLLTGHTGFKGSWLALWLTQMGAQVSGLALAPQTTPNLCGLLTGHDNHAEGGICDLRDRIAVAALVARIKPQIVFHLAAQPLVRLGYRDPVATFETNVQGTVHVLEALRISPDVKSIVVITTDKVYENAETGKAFVETDPLGGHDPYSASKAAAEIVVSSYRSSFFAARGVGLATARAGNVIGGGDWAEDRLIPDAVRAWSLGAPLDVRRPNAVRPWQHVLEPLAGYIAMAHHLWHDPASLTALNFGPDHASAACVADVLALAVRHFGSGEVVLGDGRDGPHEAGYLMLDSSKACMTLGYRPLWSLEETVARTMNWYRRLAAGASARDLCLADIADYAHGLGMDVRRAG